The following coding sequences are from one Panicum hallii strain FIL2 chromosome 5, PHallii_v3.1, whole genome shotgun sequence window:
- the LOC112895884 gene encoding cytochrome b561 and DOMON domain-containing protein At3g07570-like, which translates to MARITRAARHLTHQCTPRPLPVLVALCLVSSYLPSPVSSQSAADSCSNGLSLGSLVPFNTTGLTCFQAWPSQDFILRFGKAASGSNLWSFVLSAPDNGGYISVGFSPTGRMVGSSAVAGWVTAAGAGSARQYYLGGTSSRSCPPDQGKLALARGAAAPTIVSKGSRLYLAFQLAGQPLTDVVYAVGPSGSLPGSNGLLPQHQGMASGTISLSGGSSGGGSPATGGGDGDGDDDGEEGGEGKGKKSKRAGEDSGDDDDEGKGERRTSPASASSSGASGGGAFLSTKRRHGVLAVVGWGVLVPAGVALARFFKRLDPFWFYAHVAAQGLGSVVGVLAVVAGFRLDDDEGPVAAHKAIGVVVVVGAALQAMALLARPTKETKARRYWNWYHHNVGRAAVALGVANIFYGLSLASERQEWSYVYGVFVGIFAVVFLVLEEWRRRH; encoded by the exons ATGGCCAGGATCACGAGAGCAGCTAGACACTTGACCCACCAATGCACGCCACGCCCTCTCCCGGTCCTCGTGGCTCTCTGCCTCGTCAGTTCGTACCTGccctcgccggtgagctcgcAGAGCGCGGCGGACTCGTGCAGCAACGGCCTAAGCCTCGGCAGCCTCGTCCCCTTCAACACCACCGGCCTCACCTGCTTCCAAGCATGGCCCTCACAAGATTTCATATTAAGA TTCGGCAAGGCGGCGTCGGGGAGCAACTTGTGGAGCTTCGTGCTGTCGGCGCCGGACAACGGCGGGTACATCTCCGTCGGCTTCTCGCCGACGGGCCGGATGGTGGGGAGCAGCGCCGTGGCCGGGTGGGTGACGGCCGCCGGCGCGGGCTCCGCGAGGCAGTACTACCTCGGCGGGACGAGCTCCAGGTCGTGCCCGCCGGACCAGGGCAAGCTGGCgctcgcgcgcggcgccgcggcgccgACCATCGTGTCCAAGGGGTCCCGGCTCTACCTCGCGTTCCAGCTTGCCGGGCAGCCGCTCACGGACGTCGTCTACGCCGTGGGCCCCAGCGGAAGCTTGCCGGGGTCCAACGGGCTGCTGCCGCAGCACCAGGGCATGGCGTCCGGCACCATCAGCCTCTCCGGCGGTTCCAGCGGCGGGGGGAGCCCTGCTACCGGCGGCG gtgacggcgacggcgacgacgatggCGAAGAGGGCGGCGAAGGGAAGGGTAAGAAGAGTAAGCGCGCAGGAGAGGACAGCGGTGACGATGACGACGAGGGGAAGGGAGAGAGGCGCACGTCTCCGGCTTCAGCATCCAGCTctggcgccagcggcggcggcgccttcCTGAGCACGAAGCGTCGGCACGGCGTGCTCGCGGTCGTCGGCTGGGGCGTGCTGGTCCCCGCGGGCGTGGCGCTCGCGCGCTTCTTCAAGCGCCTCGACCCGTTCTGGTTCTACGCGCACGTCGCCGCGCAGGGCCTCGGGTCCGTGGTCGGCGTGCTGGCCGTCGTCGCGGGGTTCaggctcgacgacgacgagggccCCGTCGCCGCCCACAAGGCCATCGGCGTCGTCGTCGTGGTCGGCGCCGCCCTGcaggcgatggcgctgctggCGAGGCCGACGAAGGAGACGAAGGCGAGGAGGTACTGGAACTGGTACCACCACAACGTGGGCAGGGCCGCCGTTGCTCTCGGCGTCGCCAACATCTTCTACGGCCTCTCGCTGGCGAGCGAGAGGCAGGAGTGGAGCTACGTCTATGGCGTTTTCGTCGGGATCTTCGCCGTCGTCTTCCTCGTGCTCGAGGAGTGGAGGCGCAGGCACTGA
- the LOC112895950 gene encoding proteasome subunit beta type-7-A-like isoform X2, with protein sequence MTGSMDLPAKGGFSFDLCRRNDFLEKKGLKVPGFRKTGTTIVGLVFQDGVVLGADTRATEGPIVADKNCEKIHFMAPNIYCCGAGTAADTEAVTDMVSSQLQLHRYATGRESRVVTALTLLKSHLFKYQGHVSAALVLGGVDCTGPHLHTVYPHGSTDTLPFATMGSGSLAAMSVFESKYKEGLTREEGIQLVADAIRAGIFNDLGSGSNVDVCVITKGKTEYLRNHELPNPRTYVSSKGYSFTKGQTEVLSTKITQLKQKVEVAEGGDAMEE encoded by the exons ATGACGGGCTCCATGGATCTCCCAGCGAAGGGCGGGTTCAGCTTCGACCTATGCCGGCGGAACGACTTTCTGGAGAAAAAGGGGCTCAAAGTCCCCGGCTTCAGGAAGACCGGGACCACCATCGTCGGCCTCGTCTTCCAG GATGGGGTTGTTCTTGGGGCAGACACAAGGGCAACTGAGGGGCCTATAGTTGCTGACAAGAATTGTGAGAAAATCCACTTTATGGCGCCAAACATATATTGCTGTGGAGCAGGAACAGCTGCTGACACAGAGGCTGTTACAG ATATGGTGAGCTCCCAGCTACAGCTTCACCGATATGCAACTGGCCGTGAATCAAGAGTTGTGACTGCACTTACACTGCTGAAGTCACACCTTTTCAA GTATCAAGGTCATGTCAGTGCCGCCCTTGTTCTTGGTGGAGTGGATTGTACTGGACCACACCTACACACT GTTTATCCACATGGCTCCACAGATACTCTTCCTTTTGCCACGATGGGTTCTGGATCGCTTGCTGCAATGTCGGTGTTTGAATCGAAGTACAAAGAAGGGCTTACG AGGGAAGAGGGAATACAACTTGTGGCCGATGCAATCCGTGCTGGTATCTTCAATGACTTGGGTAGTGGTAGTAACGTGGATGTCTGCGTGATAACCAAG GGGAAGACAGAATACTTGAGAAACCACGAGTTACCGAATCCAAGAACTTACGTTAGCTCGAAGGGATACAGCTTCACCAAGGGGCAGACTG AGGTACTTTCCACAAAGATCACACAGCTGAAGCAGAAGGTTGAGGTCGCTGAGGGTGGCGATGCAATGGAGGAGTGA
- the LOC112895950 gene encoding proteasome subunit beta type-7-A-like isoform X1 — protein MGDNGVFNVGFSLEASPWRMTGSMDLPAKGGFSFDLCRRNDFLEKKGLKVPGFRKTGTTIVGLVFQDGVVLGADTRATEGPIVADKNCEKIHFMAPNIYCCGAGTAADTEAVTDMVSSQLQLHRYATGRESRVVTALTLLKSHLFKYQGHVSAALVLGGVDCTGPHLHTVYPHGSTDTLPFATMGSGSLAAMSVFESKYKEGLTREEGIQLVADAIRAGIFNDLGSGSNVDVCVITKGKTEYLRNHELPNPRTYVSSKGYSFTKGQTEVLSTKITQLKQKVEVAEGGDAMEE, from the exons ATGGGCGACAATGGCGTCTTCAACGTCGGGTTCTCCTTGGAGGCGTCGCCATGGAG GATGACGGGCTCCATGGATCTCCCAGCGAAGGGCGGGTTCAGCTTCGACCTATGCCGGCGGAACGACTTTCTGGAGAAAAAGGGGCTCAAAGTCCCCGGCTTCAGGAAGACCGGGACCACCATCGTCGGCCTCGTCTTCCAG GATGGGGTTGTTCTTGGGGCAGACACAAGGGCAACTGAGGGGCCTATAGTTGCTGACAAGAATTGTGAGAAAATCCACTTTATGGCGCCAAACATATATTGCTGTGGAGCAGGAACAGCTGCTGACACAGAGGCTGTTACAG ATATGGTGAGCTCCCAGCTACAGCTTCACCGATATGCAACTGGCCGTGAATCAAGAGTTGTGACTGCACTTACACTGCTGAAGTCACACCTTTTCAA GTATCAAGGTCATGTCAGTGCCGCCCTTGTTCTTGGTGGAGTGGATTGTACTGGACCACACCTACACACT GTTTATCCACATGGCTCCACAGATACTCTTCCTTTTGCCACGATGGGTTCTGGATCGCTTGCTGCAATGTCGGTGTTTGAATCGAAGTACAAAGAAGGGCTTACG AGGGAAGAGGGAATACAACTTGTGGCCGATGCAATCCGTGCTGGTATCTTCAATGACTTGGGTAGTGGTAGTAACGTGGATGTCTGCGTGATAACCAAG GGGAAGACAGAATACTTGAGAAACCACGAGTTACCGAATCCAAGAACTTACGTTAGCTCGAAGGGATACAGCTTCACCAAGGGGCAGACTG AGGTACTTTCCACAAAGATCACACAGCTGAAGCAGAAGGTTGAGGTCGCTGAGGGTGGCGATGCAATGGAGGAGTGA
- the LOC112895546 gene encoding cytochrome b561 and DOMON domain-containing protein At3g07570-like produces the protein MKPRSCSSSISSALLVLLLCCLCSSVARSQTADSCGSGSSLAAVSRLIPFDTSNLTCFDAWPSQGFIVRYGKSGQDTWSFVLSAPDADGYVSVGFSSNGAMVGSSAVAGWTTGGGVGVAKQYRLGGTSPGSCPPDQGSLALLPGSTLLAAQSSRLHLAFQFTAARPAPFLIYAVGPSGAQLSNNYLVRHRSYGSAAVDYATGVASSAGGGASSFDARKWHGAMAGLGWGVLMPVGVALARYFKRHDPFWFYAHISVQGVGFVLGAAGVVAGFRLNDDDVPGADSHQALGVAVLVFGCLQVLAFLARPGKGSKVRRYWNWYHHYVGRAAVACAVANVFVGLSVAHEASAAGAFYGVSLAVWVLASVVLEVRLWRSAA, from the exons ATGAAGCCCAGGTCTTGTTCTTCCAGCATCAGCAGCGCGCTGCTCGTGCTGCTGCTATGCTGCCTCTGCAGCTCCGTCGCGAGGTCCCAGACGGCCGACTCGTGCGGCTCCGGTTCCAGCCTCGCCGCCGTCAGCCGCCTCATCCCCTTCGACACCTCCAACCTCACCTGCTTCGACGCCTGGCCCTCCCAAGGTTTCATCGTGCGC TACGGGAAGAGCGGGCAGGACACGTGGAGCTTCGTACTGTCGGCGCCGGACGCGGACGGGTACGTGTCGGTGGGGTTCTCGTCCAACGGCGCCATGGTGGGGAGCAGCGCTGTGGCCGGGTggacgaccggcggcggcgtcggggtGGCGAAGCAGTACCGGCTGGGCGGGACGAGCCCGGGGAGCTGCCCGCCGGACCAGGGCAGCCTGGCGCTGCTCCCCGGCTCCACGCTCCTGGCTGCTCAGTCATCCCGCCTCCACCTCGCCTTCCAGTTCACCGCCGCGCGCCCGGCGCCGTTCCTCATCTACGCCGTCGGCCCCTCGGGGGCCCAGCTCTCCAACAACTACCTCGTGCGGCACCGCAGCTACGGCTCCGCCGCCGTCGACTACGCCACCGGCGTGGCGTccagcgcgggcggcggcgcgtcgtcgTTCGACGCGAGGAAGTGGCACGGCGCGATGGCCGGGCTCGGGTGGGGCGTGCTCATGCCGGTGGGCGTCGCACTGGCGCGCTACTTCAAGCGGCACGACCCGTTCTGGTTCTACGCGCACATCTCCGTGCAGGGGGTCGGGTTCGTGCTAGGCGCGGCGGGGGTCGTGGCCGGGTTCAGGCTGAACGACGACGACGTCCCCGGCGCCGACAGCCACCAGGCGCTCGGCGTCGCCGTCCTCGTCTTCGGCTGCCTGCAGGTGCTGGCGTTCCTGGCGCGGCCGGGCAAGGGGTCCAAGGTGCGGCGGTACTGGAACTGGTACCACCACTAcgtcggccgcgccgccgtggcGTGCGCCGTCGCCAACGTCTTCGTCGGGCTGTCCGTCGCGCACGAGGCCTCCGCCGCTGGCGCCTTCTACGGCGTCTCCCTCGCGGTCTGGGTCCTCGCCTCGGTTGTTCTCGAGGTCAGGCTCTGGAGGTCCGCCGCTTGA